Genomic DNA from Desulfomonilia bacterium:
CCTTTTTGACCTCGACCGCGTCTTGGTTTGCAAGCAGGGCCGACTCCCAAACGTAATGATTGTGACTTATGCCTTTTCTTACGGAGGTGGAGAAATCTTTCCGATTCGATTAGCCAATGCTTTAGCCGAAAATGGCACTGCGGTAACGATTTACAACGGACATCAAGAACCTACTGACAAAGGGGTGCGTGCAATGCTGCATCCCCAGATAGCGGTTTTCAACCATTCCTCCAACATCAACCTTCCTTTGGTGCTCAAGGAAATGGGGGCCGAGATTGTGCATACACATCACGCTTCCATGGAAAACCTTTTTGGAGTCTGGAAACTTTCTGATCCATCCCTTAAGTTTAAGCATATTACTACCATGCACGGTATGTATGAGATGATGGGTGAGGATTTTCTTGCAAATACGAAGAACATCATCCCTTCGGTAGATCATTGGGTTTATCTAACATCAAAGAACCTGGAGCCCTTCAAGCAACATGGGTTATATTCTGAAGACAAGTTCAGCCATATTGATAACGGTATGCCTATACCGCATGTTCAAGAAGTTGACCTAAGCCCCTATCGCATTAACAAGGATTCTTTCACGATGTGTGTGGTAGGACGGGCATTACCTGAAAAGGGCTGGAAGGAAGCAGCCCTGGCAGTGAGCACCGCCCGCAAACGAACTAATAAAGACCTTCATTTGTTACTAATTGGCGAAGGCGTTGTTTATAACATTCTGAGGCGGGATTCGCTGCCGGACTATGTGCATCTTTTAGGATTCCGAAATAATGTGGACGATTTCCTGGCTGTCTCGCAATTAGTGCTGATCCCTTCATACTTTAAGGGAGAAAGCTTCCCCTTAGTCTTGATTCAATCTTTCATGGTGGAAGTGCCAGTGATTGCCACGCGGATTGGGGAAATTGAAAGGATGATGACACTAGATAGCGAACATAAGGGAGGTATCCTCATAGATTTGA
This window encodes:
- a CDS encoding glycosyltransferase family 4 protein; this encodes LFDLDRVLVCKQGRLPNVMIVTYAFSYGGGEIFPIRLANALAENGTAVTIYNGHQEPTDKGVRAMLHPQIAVFNHSSNINLPLVLKEMGAEIVHTHHASMENLFGVWKLSDPSLKFKHITTMHGMYEMMGEDFLANTKNIIPSVDHWVYLTSKNLEPFKQHGLYSEDKFSHIDNGMPIPHVQEVDLSPYRINKDSFTMCVVGRALPEKGWKEAALAVSTARKRTNKDLHLLLIGEGVVYNILRRDSLPDYVHLLGFRNNVDDFLAVSQLVLIPSYFKGESFPLVLIQSFMVEVPVIATRIGEIERMMTLDSEHKGGILIDLKDGKVDPEDLTEAIIKMVTDQNFYDECKNSVRLLKERFDIKNVAKNYLALYKRVLD